The Anaerolineae bacterium genome window below encodes:
- a CDS encoding DUF455 family protein: protein METQSRLTIEQNVLVLKRYAFLERSLTRTLAGWLAGVPEWEAKNQIGLHIWESADAAEALHARLRELRAHNFERGISDGLHTLARELDCAAHTADLIATAYLVIKKALLAAYRAHTGLTWEAFDNPTVKIIREKLIETTEKQVAWAEAFFPEVAARYPGWEAWQAYIAGLLAADGGVTGAEPRQQPPARPAGHALLLPWKECQRMPGWPIFDPDTDIEPDRQAEPEAHRLWRFKHYLNEMTAAETLASVLWMTPEMPWEFHYNVARHQWDEVRHSQLGQLRVQQLGLQVSEVPQVVQIYNVMMTLPAVDQYALLTTVIEPNGMPEKVANREHWEKIADEVSAAAVSYDWSDENFHIRWGQKWTPVLLQTYGYNETPEAIKARTEAWLLENTPVKMQKRMATGEY from the coding sequence ATGGAGACCCAATCCCGCCTGACCATTGAGCAGAATGTCCTGGTGTTGAAGCGTTATGCCTTTCTGGAACGCAGCCTGACGCGGACACTGGCCGGCTGGCTGGCCGGCGTGCCGGAATGGGAAGCCAAGAACCAGATCGGCCTGCACATCTGGGAGAGCGCCGACGCTGCCGAAGCATTGCACGCTCGCCTGCGCGAGTTACGCGCCCACAACTTCGAGCGCGGCATCAGCGATGGGTTGCATACCCTGGCCCGCGAACTGGACTGCGCCGCGCATACCGCCGACCTGATCGCCACCGCCTACCTGGTGATCAAGAAGGCATTGCTGGCCGCCTACCGCGCCCATACCGGCCTGACCTGGGAAGCGTTCGACAATCCGACGGTCAAGATTATCCGCGAGAAGTTGATCGAGACGACGGAGAAGCAGGTCGCCTGGGCGGAGGCATTCTTCCCGGAAGTCGCGGCGCGTTACCCCGGCTGGGAAGCGTGGCAGGCGTATATCGCCGGTTTGCTGGCCGCTGACGGCGGCGTGACCGGCGCGGAACCGCGCCAGCAGCCGCCTGCTCGCCCGGCAGGGCATGCCCTGCTGCTGCCCTGGAAGGAATGTCAGCGCATGCCCGGCTGGCCGATCTTCGACCCCGATACGGATATCGAGCCGGACCGCCAGGCCGAGCCGGAAGCGCACCGCCTGTGGCGCTTCAAGCACTACCTTAATGAGATGACTGCCGCCGAGACACTGGCTTCCGTGCTGTGGATGACGCCGGAAATGCCCTGGGAATTCCACTACAACGTGGCCCGTCACCAGTGGGATGAGGTGCGCCACAGCCAGCTCGGTCAGCTACGTGTTCAGCAGCTTGGCCTGCAGGTTTCGGAGGTGCCGCAGGTTGTCCAGATTTACAACGTCATGATGACCCTGCCGGCGGTCGACCAGTATGCGCTGCTGACCACTGTGATCGAGCCGAATGGCATGCCGGAGAAGGTGGCCAACCGCGAACACTGGGAGAAGATCGCCGACGAAGTCTCCGCCGCTGCCGTCAGCTACGACTGGAGCGATGAGAATTTCCACATCCGCTGGGGGCAAAAGTGGACGCCCGTCCTGCTGCAAACTTATGGCTACAACGAGACGCCGGAGGCGATCAAAGCGCGCACTGAAGCATGGTTGCTAGAGAACACGCCGGTCAAGATGCAGAAGCGAATGGCCACGGGCGAGTATTAG
- a CDS encoding TIM barrel protein → MSEPNIRVANAPCSWGVLEFGLEGQAAGYAQVLDEIAATGYVGTELGDWGFMPTDPAALRAELDRRGLTLMAAFVPVALKDRTTHATGEGVAVRTARLLREAAGEECFIVLADANGTVPVRTKNAGRISPIHGLTEPEWETFADGVERIAAAVQRVTGLRTVFHHHCAGYIETPSEIDRLMTMTDPQLVGLVLDTGHAMFGGGDPLAMLRHYRDRIWHVHFKDFDPQVAAQGRAEGWDYFEAVRHGIFCELGKGAVDFPAVLADLKAHGYSGWIVVEQDVLPSLGSPRASAQRNRDYLRSIGL, encoded by the coding sequence ATGAGCGAACCAAACATTCGCGTTGCTAACGCGCCCTGTTCCTGGGGTGTGCTGGAATTTGGCCTGGAAGGCCAGGCGGCAGGCTACGCGCAGGTCCTGGACGAAATTGCCGCCACCGGCTACGTTGGCACCGAACTGGGCGACTGGGGCTTTATGCCCACTGACCCCGCCGCCCTGCGGGCCGAACTGGACCGGCGCGGCCTGACCCTGATGGCGGCATTTGTGCCTGTGGCGCTCAAGGATCGGACTACTCACGCCACTGGCGAAGGGGTAGCCGTGCGCACTGCCCGCCTGCTGCGCGAGGCAGCAGGGGAAGAGTGCTTCATCGTCCTGGCCGACGCCAACGGGACCGTCCCCGTCCGCACCAAGAACGCCGGGCGGATTTCCCCCATTCACGGCCTGACCGAACCGGAATGGGAGACCTTCGCCGATGGCGTGGAGCGCATCGCGGCGGCCGTCCAGCGGGTGACCGGCCTGCGCACCGTCTTCCATCACCACTGCGCCGGCTACATCGAAACCCCTTCCGAGATCGACCGGCTGATGACTATGACCGATCCGCAACTGGTCGGGCTGGTGCTGGATACCGGCCACGCCATGTTCGGCGGCGGCGATCCGCTGGCGATGTTGCGCCACTACCGCGACCGCATCTGGCACGTGCACTTCAAGGACTTCGACCCGCAGGTGGCCGCGCAGGGACGGGCGGAAGGCTGGGACTACTTCGAGGCCGTGCGGCATGGCATCTTCTGTGAGCTGGGCAAAGGCGCGGTAGACTTCCCGGCAGTGCTGGCTGATCTGAAGGCGCACGGCTACAGTGGCTGGATCGTCGTTGAGCAGGATGTCCTGCCCTCGCTGGGATCGCCCCGGGCCAGCGCCCAGCGTAACCGCGATTACCTGCGCAGCATCGGCCTGTAA
- a CDS encoding D-lyxose/D-mannose family sugar isomerase encodes MKRSEINTIIREADAFIKAHGFYLPPFAYWSPDDWRRKGPEAREIVARRLGWDITDFGLGDYTHKGLFLFTIRNGSPENLKTGKGKVYAEKLLIVGEQQITPLHFHWLKTEDIINRGGGRLLIQLYNSTPEGALRDDDVTVMIDAVPRTVKAGGTVALEPGESITLEPYCYHQFWAEGNRVLVGEVSSVNDDATDNRFYEPIGRFPAIEEDEPPLYLLVNDYEKYYRG; translated from the coding sequence ATGAAGCGGTCTGAAATCAACACCATCATACGTGAAGCCGACGCCTTCATCAAGGCGCATGGCTTTTATCTACCGCCGTTCGCCTACTGGTCGCCAGATGACTGGCGGCGCAAAGGGCCTGAAGCCCGCGAGATTGTGGCCCGGCGGTTGGGCTGGGACATCACTGACTTTGGATTGGGCGACTACACCCACAAGGGGTTGTTCCTGTTCACTATCCGCAACGGCTCCCCGGAGAATCTCAAGACTGGTAAGGGCAAGGTGTATGCGGAGAAGTTGCTGATTGTCGGCGAGCAGCAAATCACGCCGCTGCACTTCCACTGGCTCAAGACGGAGGACATCATCAACCGCGGCGGCGGCAGACTGCTGATCCAGCTCTATAACAGCACGCCTGAGGGGGCGCTGAGAGACGACGATGTGACAGTGATGATCGACGCTGTACCGCGCACCGTCAAAGCGGGCGGCACGGTGGCCCTTGAGCCGGGCGAGAGTATCACGCTGGAGCCGTATTGCTACCACCAGTTCTGGGCGGAAGGTAACCGCGTGCTGGTGGGCGAGGTGTCTTCCGTCAACGATGACGCCACTGACAATCGCTTCTACGAGCCGATCGGTCGCTTCCCGGCGATTGAAGAAGACGAGCCACCGCTGTACCTGCTGGTCAACGACTACGAGAAGTATTACCGCGGCTAA
- a CDS encoding alpha-N-arabinofuranosidase: MRNRIYVNLENTLATIDRNIFGGFAEHMARCIYGGIYDPESPLADKRGLRPDVIAALRRLRMPLVRYPGGNFASGYHWRDGVGPVDKRPARLDLAWHNVDSNHFGTDEFIRFCRLVGTEPFLVVNCGDGDMREARDWVEYCNGTADTAITRLRRENGFDAPHNVHYWGIGNEVDGHWQIGYKTPQEYARAFTEFGKVMKWVDPQIKLVASAISHWEGDVLERIRLLIEQASDLLDYVDIHWYFNNRADDFAAFMTVSETIEERLAGIEGMIRGVKLDRQINREIAIAVSEWNVVYRTDLSEGIEEIYNLEDALVAAMHFNAFIRHARTVRMANIAQIVNMIAPIRTHREGLVLQTIFYPFELYSTHCGDAALDVFWTGETFSGGGHTGVRVLDVAGTYREAGREMALFVVNRSRDAAAETAIKLVAGSLAGTVDVYTINGADIKAENTFEAPDRVGVSHTTLAAAGDTLEMSFPPHSVTVLVAQVQ; the protein is encoded by the coding sequence ATGCGCAATCGAATCTATGTCAACTTGGAAAATACGCTGGCCACCATCGATCGCAACATTTTCGGCGGGTTTGCGGAGCATATGGCCCGTTGCATCTATGGCGGAATCTATGATCCGGAGTCGCCGCTGGCCGACAAGCGGGGCCTGCGCCCGGATGTGATCGCTGCCCTGCGCCGGCTGCGCATGCCGCTGGTGCGTTATCCCGGCGGCAACTTCGCTTCCGGCTACCACTGGCGGGATGGTGTCGGCCCGGTCGACAAGCGTCCGGCCCGCCTGGACCTGGCCTGGCACAATGTCGATAGCAATCACTTTGGCACGGACGAGTTCATCCGTTTCTGCCGTCTGGTAGGGACGGAGCCGTTCCTGGTGGTCAATTGCGGCGATGGCGACATGCGCGAAGCGCGGGACTGGGTGGAGTACTGCAACGGCACCGCCGATACAGCCATCACCCGCCTGCGCCGGGAGAACGGCTTCGACGCGCCGCATAACGTCCACTACTGGGGCATTGGCAACGAGGTGGATGGTCACTGGCAGATCGGCTACAAGACGCCGCAGGAATATGCCCGCGCCTTCACTGAATTCGGCAAGGTGATGAAGTGGGTCGACCCGCAGATCAAGCTGGTGGCCTCCGCCATCTCTCACTGGGAGGGGGATGTCCTGGAGCGCATCCGCCTGCTGATCGAGCAGGCGAGCGACCTGCTGGATTACGTGGACATTCACTGGTACTTCAACAACCGGGCGGATGACTTCGCCGCCTTCATGACCGTCTCAGAGACAATCGAGGAACGGCTGGCGGGCATCGAGGGCATGATCCGGGGTGTCAAACTCGACCGGCAGATTAACCGCGAGATCGCTATTGCCGTCAGCGAGTGGAACGTGGTCTACCGCACCGACCTGAGTGAAGGCATTGAGGAAATCTACAATCTGGAAGATGCGCTGGTGGCGGCTATGCACTTCAATGCCTTCATTCGCCATGCCCGCACCGTGCGCATGGCCAACATCGCCCAGATTGTCAACATGATCGCCCCCATCCGCACGCACAGAGAGGGCCTGGTGCTGCAGACGATCTTCTATCCGTTCGAGCTGTACAGCACGCACTGCGGCGACGCGGCGCTGGATGTGTTCTGGACGGGTGAGACCTTCAGCGGGGGCGGGCACACCGGCGTGCGGGTGCTGGATGTCGCCGGCACCTACCGCGAGGCCGGGCGCGAGATGGCCCTGTTCGTGGTCAATCGCAGCCGGGACGCGGCAGCGGAGACGGCGATCAAGCTGGTGGCGGGCAGCCTGGCCGGGACGGTTGACGTGTACACCATCAACGGCGCGGACATCAAGGCGGAAAATACGTTTGAGGCGCCCGACCGGGTGGGAGTCAGCCACACCACCCTTGCCGCCGCCGGGGATACGCTGGAGATGAGCTTCCCGCCCCATTCGGTGACGGTGCTGGTCGCACAGGTGCAGTAG
- a CDS encoding glycoside hydrolase family 65 protein: MAYTYDFEDGWRIRDRAGYSADDEVSKATVFALANGYMGVRGAPEGLPPTLPGVMGHTINGLYDSPTGDILDREMINLPAWTPLALEVDGHLLGVDSPLLEDYVRTLDMRSGLLLQQARWRTPEGVTVTLESERLVSMAQLHLGAIRWQLQADAPCTVTVRSAVDADVNNRFAGTHFATVDVLPEGIAITTIQERYRAAVLTTLALEGGSDIRRERTATDRRVEQVRTFRLAAGEPVALTKLVAVYDSRFSEGDPVDLARRELETAQAAGYAAIRAMHSAAWEALWASSDVVIAGDEGAQIAIRFCLFHLLANLPHSDRVSVSARGLQGQDYWGSIFWDCDIYVLPFYIYTQPDYARRSLLYRYHTLDGARRKAQGLGFRGAYYAWQSQETGDETCALYVFTDPRTGQKLRSYFADEQIHISADVVYALWQYVRATGDRTFLRGYGLEIIGEVARFFVSRAIWNEAAGRYELRTVLGPDEYHERVDNNAYTNALAQDCLRIALAALEQTRADDPAAYATVCARLGLDADEIALWERVAERLYVPEPDPQTGVIPQFDGYFALEDAPPDQVRARLAHPDLHPGGPHGPFQATQAIKQADVVLLMYLWRDRYPEAIKRANWDYYEPRTAHDSSLSPMAYALVAADVGRTEWAYRYFLHTAMMDLLGTGPHWNLGVHTAAMGGAWLAIVHGFCRLDLREDGVYLTGWPVLPAAWREVSFSFLWHGRRVRFSTDGQVTTLIAEDEPVPVIYPGGQAVLEPGWAFFLPGRGNRDSQFADPD, from the coding sequence ATGGCTTACACGTATGACTTTGAGGATGGCTGGCGGATCCGCGACCGGGCCGGCTACAGCGCCGATGACGAGGTCAGCAAGGCAACCGTCTTCGCCCTGGCCAACGGCTACATGGGCGTGCGCGGCGCGCCGGAGGGTTTGCCGCCAACCCTGCCGGGCGTGATGGGCCACACCATCAATGGCCTGTACGACTCGCCCACCGGCGACATCCTTGACCGGGAGATGATCAACCTCCCGGCCTGGACGCCGCTGGCGCTGGAAGTCGATGGGCACCTGCTCGGCGTAGACAGTCCCCTGCTGGAGGACTATGTCCGCACGCTGGACATGCGCAGCGGGCTATTGTTGCAGCAGGCCCGCTGGCGGACTCCGGAAGGCGTAACCGTGACGCTGGAAAGCGAGCGACTGGTCAGCATGGCCCAGCTGCATCTAGGCGCCATCCGCTGGCAGCTGCAGGCTGACGCCCCCTGCACGGTGACAGTGCGTTCGGCGGTGGACGCCGATGTCAACAATCGCTTCGCCGGGACGCATTTCGCAACGGTAGATGTGCTGCCGGAAGGCATCGCCATTACCACCATTCAGGAGCGTTACCGGGCGGCCGTCCTGACCACCCTGGCGCTGGAAGGTGGCAGTGACATCCGCCGGGAGCGCACGGCGACCGACCGGCGGGTGGAGCAGGTTCGCACATTTCGCCTGGCGGCGGGCGAACCGGTGGCGCTGACCAAGCTGGTCGCCGTCTATGACAGCCGCTTTTCTGAGGGCGATCCGGTCGATCTGGCCCGCCGGGAACTGGAAACAGCCCAGGCGGCAGGCTACGCGGCCATCCGCGCCATGCACAGCGCCGCCTGGGAAGCCCTGTGGGCCTCCTCAGACGTGGTCATCGCCGGGGATGAAGGGGCGCAGATCGCCATCCGCTTTTGCCTGTTCCATCTGCTGGCCAACCTGCCGCATTCGGATCGGGTCAGCGTTTCGGCGCGGGGCCTGCAGGGTCAGGATTACTGGGGATCGATCTTCTGGGATTGCGATATCTACGTACTGCCGTTTTACATCTACACCCAGCCGGACTACGCCCGCCGCAGCCTGCTCTACCGCTACCACACGCTGGACGGCGCACGGCGCAAGGCGCAGGGCCTGGGCTTCCGGGGGGCGTACTACGCCTGGCAGAGCCAGGAGACCGGCGACGAGACCTGCGCTCTGTATGTCTTCACTGACCCGCGCACCGGCCAGAAGCTGCGTAGCTACTTCGCCGACGAGCAGATTCACATCTCTGCCGATGTGGTCTATGCCCTCTGGCAGTACGTCCGGGCGACCGGTGACCGGACATTCCTGCGCGGGTATGGGCTGGAGATCATCGGCGAGGTGGCGCGTTTCTTCGTTTCCCGTGCAATCTGGAATGAAGCGGCTGGGCGCTATGAATTGCGCACGGTGCTGGGGCCGGACGAGTACCATGAACGGGTGGACAACAACGCCTACACCAACGCCCTGGCTCAAGACTGCCTGCGCATCGCCCTGGCGGCGCTGGAGCAGACCCGCGCCGACGACCCGGCGGCTTACGCGACAGTCTGCGCCCGGTTGGGGCTGGACGCTGACGAGATCGCGCTATGGGAACGGGTGGCGGAGCGTCTGTATGTTCCGGAGCCGGACCCGCAGACCGGCGTGATCCCGCAGTTTGACGGCTACTTTGCTCTGGAAGACGCCCCGCCGGATCAGGTTCGCGCCCGGCTGGCTCACCCCGATCTGCATCCGGGCGGTCCGCACGGCCCCTTCCAGGCGACGCAGGCCATCAAGCAGGCAGATGTTGTGCTGCTGATGTACCTGTGGCGTGACCGCTACCCGGAGGCGATCAAGCGGGCCAACTGGGACTATTACGAGCCGCGCACCGCCCACGATTCCAGCCTCAGCCCGATGGCCTATGCGCTGGTCGCGGCGGACGTGGGTCGGACGGAATGGGCCTACCGCTACTTCCTACACACGGCGATGATGGACTTGCTGGGGACGGGGCCGCATTGGAATCTGGGCGTCCATACGGCGGCGATGGGCGGCGCGTGGCTGGCGATCGTGCATGGTTTCTGCCGCCTCGATCTACGCGAGGACGGCGTCTACCTGACCGGCTGGCCGGTGCTGCCCGCCGCCTGGCGAGAGGTGAGCTTCAGCTTCCTGTGGCATGGCCGCCGGGTGCGCTTTTCGACCGACGGCCAGGTGACGACGCTGATCGCGGAAGATGAGCCGGTGCCGGTGATCTACCCCGGCGGGCAGGCGGTTCTGGAACCGGGGTGGGCGTTCTTCTTGCCAGGGCGCGGCAACAGGGACAGCCAGTTCGCTGATCCCGACTAG
- a CDS encoding YkgJ family cysteine cluster protein: MMLTNPCLTCGACCAHFRVSFYWAEADDAPGGTVPLALTEDLGPLRRCMKGTSGRQPRCAALTGQIGRAVTCAIYEQRPSPCREFAVEWADGVLHYEEADLARCTRARAAWGLPPLFETETMHTPDWQGVASAA; this comes from the coding sequence GTGATGCTAACCAATCCCTGCCTGACCTGTGGGGCATGCTGTGCCCATTTTCGCGTTTCGTTCTACTGGGCGGAGGCTGACGATGCGCCGGGCGGCACCGTCCCGCTGGCGCTCACTGAAGACCTTGGCCCGCTGCGCCGCTGCATGAAGGGAACCAGCGGCCGCCAGCCGCGCTGCGCCGCCCTGACCGGCCAGATCGGCAGGGCGGTAACCTGCGCGATCTACGAGCAGCGGCCATCGCCCTGCCGTGAGTTTGCTGTTGAGTGGGCTGACGGGGTGTTGCACTACGAGGAAGCCGATCTGGCGCGTTGTACCCGCGCCAGGGCGGCCTGGGGATTGCCGCCGCTGTTTGAAACGGAGACAATGCACACTCCGGACTGGCAGGGTGTGGCTTCTGCCGCCTGA
- the iolG gene encoding inositol 2-dehydrogenase, with the protein MTINIGVIGAGRIGKVHAENIAYRIPEARVLAVADVASEAAQGLAARLNIPVATTDYREVLARPEIDAVLVCSSTDTHARIIIDAAAAGKHIFTEKPIDLDLAVVDSALAAVEKAGVKFFVGFNRRFDPTFARVREAIASGAIGDVHLLHIISRDPAPPPIAYVRVSGGMFVDMTIHDFDMARFLVGSEVEEVYTRAAVRVDPAIGAAGDVDTAVIVLTFANGAIATIDNSRRAVYGYDQRVDVLGSKGGITTGNLFPNQVTFSTAEAICRDLPLNFFMERYTESYVREIQAFIDTVVNDRPPVVTGRDGRVPIAIARAARLSYEENRPVRLSEIG; encoded by the coding sequence ATGACCATCAATATTGGCGTCATCGGCGCCGGACGCATCGGCAAAGTCCACGCGGAAAACATCGCCTACCGCATCCCGGAGGCGCGGGTGCTGGCGGTGGCGGATGTTGCCAGCGAGGCGGCCCAGGGACTGGCCGCCCGGCTGAATATCCCTGTCGCTACGACCGACTACCGCGAGGTCCTGGCCCGGCCAGAGATCGACGCCGTGCTCGTTTGCTCTTCCACCGATACCCACGCCCGGATCATCATCGATGCTGCCGCCGCCGGCAAACATATCTTCACCGAAAAGCCGATCGACCTCGACCTGGCGGTGGTAGATAGCGCCCTGGCGGCGGTGGAAAAAGCGGGCGTCAAGTTCTTCGTGGGCTTCAACCGCCGCTTTGACCCGACCTTCGCCCGCGTGCGGGAGGCCATCGCCAGCGGCGCAATCGGCGACGTGCACCTGCTGCACATCATCAGCCGCGATCCAGCTCCGCCGCCCATCGCCTACGTCCGCGTCTCCGGCGGTATGTTCGTCGACATGACGATCCACGACTTCGACATGGCCCGCTTCCTGGTGGGCAGCGAGGTTGAAGAAGTCTACACCCGCGCCGCGGTGCGCGTCGACCCGGCCATCGGTGCGGCAGGCGACGTAGACACCGCGGTGATCGTGCTCACCTTCGCCAATGGCGCCATCGCCACCATCGACAACAGCCGCCGCGCCGTGTACGGTTACGATCAGCGCGTCGATGTACTGGGCAGCAAGGGCGGGATCACCACCGGCAACCTGTTCCCCAATCAGGTCACCTTCAGCACTGCGGAAGCCATCTGCCGCGATCTGCCGCTTAACTTCTTCATGGAGCGCTATACAGAAAGCTACGTGCGGGAGATTCAGGCCTTCATTGACACGGTAGTCAACGACCGCCCGCCGGTCGTCACCGGGCGCGATGGGCGCGTACCGATTGCCATCGCCCGCGCGGCGCGGCTCTCCTACGAGGAGAATCGCCCCGTCCGGCTGAGCGAGATCGGCTGA
- a CDS encoding Gfo/Idh/MocA family oxidoreductase: MSRTIGIGILGLHEGRTLLVALNLPEPPPVGENPAAVPRTQYARAVAGCDLRPEKLAEARRLAPDLFYTTDYAAMLARQDVDVVAIYTPDALHGQHIIQAFEAGKDVICTKPLVNSLEDARRVLEASRRTGRRLMVGQSVRFFEPFIRQRQAYERGEIGAVEMVDAHYIHRMDWYYAKSPWAVASTDWIFLGVSHPLDLARWYLGPIVEVHAYGTRSALAARYGVQSFDIYTVNLKAASGQIGRVLGHYGLHELPSARNAIELMLYGSAGSSLAQYHDMRYLHTAPDGTQIIEDPLYRKRAYYFNNEVHGMHYGEFANYADAFARALLEGTPHSPDLIEGLETVCVMEAARRSASSGRPVAVAPLLAEIGLG, encoded by the coding sequence ATGAGCCGCACTATCGGGATTGGCATCCTGGGCCTGCACGAAGGGCGCACCCTGCTCGTCGCCCTTAACCTGCCGGAGCCGCCGCCGGTCGGGGAGAACCCTGCCGCCGTCCCCCGCACGCAGTATGCCCGCGCTGTCGCTGGCTGTGACCTGCGCCCGGAAAAGCTGGCGGAAGCCCGGCGGCTGGCCCCCGACCTGTTCTATACGACCGACTACGCGGCCATGCTGGCCCGCCAGGACGTGGATGTGGTCGCTATTTATACGCCCGACGCGCTACACGGCCAGCACATTATTCAGGCATTCGAAGCTGGCAAGGACGTGATCTGCACCAAGCCGCTGGTCAACAGCCTGGAAGATGCCCGCCGCGTGCTGGAAGCCAGTCGCCGCACGGGGCGGCGGCTGATGGTCGGCCAGAGCGTTCGCTTTTTCGAGCCGTTCATCCGCCAGCGCCAGGCCTACGAGCGCGGCGAGATCGGCGCGGTAGAGATGGTGGACGCCCACTATATCCACCGCATGGACTGGTACTACGCTAAAAGCCCCTGGGCCGTCGCCAGCACCGACTGGATCTTCCTGGGCGTCAGCCATCCCCTCGATCTAGCCCGCTGGTATCTCGGCCCGATCGTTGAGGTGCATGCTTACGGGACGCGCAGCGCCCTGGCGGCGCGGTACGGCGTGCAATCCTTTGACATCTACACTGTCAACCTGAAGGCCGCCAGTGGACAGATCGGGCGTGTGCTGGGCCACTACGGGCTGCACGAGCTGCCCTCCGCCCGCAACGCCATCGAGCTGATGCTCTACGGCTCCGCCGGGAGTAGCCTGGCTCAGTACCACGACATGCGTTACCTGCACACCGCGCCGGACGGGACGCAGATCATCGAAGACCCGCTTTACCGCAAGCGGGCCTACTACTTCAACAATGAAGTGCACGGGATGCATTACGGCGAATTTGCCAACTACGCCGATGCCTTCGCCCGCGCCCTGCTGGAAGGCACGCCGCACTCGCCCGACCTGATCGAAGGGCTGGAGACCGTCTGCGTCATGGAGGCAGCCCGGCGCTCCGCCAGCAGCGGCAGGCCGGTCGCCGTGGCGCCGTTGCTGGCGGAGATCGGCCTGGGCTAG
- a CDS encoding DUF2961 domain-containing protein has translation MTVEFNGLGMSLGNLARLSNAQTRSISAENPTGARGAGGMATEGTGAIAARELGRGWKISPCLDLAGSSTITLAEIAGPGAIQHIWMTVTPTAWRHLILRCYWDGEPTPSVEVPIGDFFCNGWGVRANVNSLPVAVNPAGGFNSYWEMPFRASARITVENLSPDPVQGFFFQIDYTLTDVPADRAYFHAQFRRNNPLPYMQVHTLLDGVRGQGHYVGTYLAWGTHNNGWWGEGEIKFYLDGDDEWPTICGTGTEDYFGGAWGFEQPKGEYGIYSTPFLGFHQVIRPDGFMQSQQRFGMYRWHIMDPIRFQQDLRVTIQALGWRAPREGKGRFLPLQDDIASTAFWYQTEPHTPFPALPDINGLEVI, from the coding sequence ATGACTGTGGAATTCAACGGCCTGGGCATGAGCCTGGGCAACCTGGCCCGCCTGTCAAACGCCCAGACCCGCTCGATCAGCGCCGAGAATCCCACCGGCGCCAGGGGCGCGGGCGGCATGGCCACTGAAGGCACCGGCGCGATCGCCGCCCGTGAGCTGGGCCGGGGCTGGAAGATCTCGCCCTGTCTGGACCTGGCCGGGAGTAGCACTATCACCCTGGCCGAGATCGCCGGGCCGGGCGCCATCCAGCACATCTGGATGACCGTCACACCAACCGCCTGGCGACACCTGATCCTGCGCTGCTACTGGGACGGCGAGCCGACGCCGTCGGTAGAAGTGCCGATCGGCGATTTCTTCTGCAACGGTTGGGGCGTGCGCGCGAATGTGAACTCCCTGCCCGTAGCTGTCAATCCAGCTGGTGGCTTCAACAGCTACTGGGAGATGCCCTTCCGCGCCAGCGCCCGGATCACGGTCGAGAACCTCTCGCCGGACCCGGTGCAGGGCTTCTTCTTCCAGATCGATTACACACTGACCGACGTGCCCGCCGACCGGGCGTACTTCCATGCCCAGTTCCGCCGCAACAACCCGCTGCCCTACATGCAGGTGCATACCCTGCTGGATGGCGTGCGCGGCCAGGGGCATTACGTTGGCACCTACCTGGCGTGGGGCACGCACAACAATGGCTGGTGGGGTGAAGGCGAGATCAAGTTCTACCTGGACGGCGACGACGAGTGGCCGACGATCTGCGGCACCGGGACGGAGGACTACTTCGGCGGGGCATGGGGCTTTGAGCAGCCCAAAGGCGAATACGGCATCTACTCAACACCTTTCCTGGGCTTTCACCAGGTGATCAGGCCCGATGGCTTCATGCAGAGCCAGCAGCGCTTCGGGATGTACCGCTGGCACATCATGGACCCCATCCGCTTCCAGCAGGACTTGCGCGTGACCATCCAGGCGCTGGGCTGGCGCGCCCCACGCGAGGGCAAAGGGCGCTTCCTGCCCCTCCAGGACGATATCGCCTCCACCGCCTTCTGGTACCAGACGGAACCGCACACCCCGTTCCCGGCCCTGCCGGATATCAATGGCCTGGAAGTGATCTAG